In one Lycorma delicatula isolate Av1 chromosome 5, ASM4794821v1, whole genome shotgun sequence genomic region, the following are encoded:
- the LOC142325730 gene encoding uncharacterized protein LOC142325730 has translation MTTTQDNDFISTFLKLSRLQRVIAYCLRFINNCRRSSKNLTPNLLLSPSELENALNICIQLSQIEVCRNSRSLTKLSDNPLEISYLTPGHFLIGEPLTAIPDPDLTVNRLNRWQRVQQMTQQIWQKWSADYLNSLQQCHKWATEQSNLKVSDIVVVKEDNLPPLRWKLAVVKETHPGSDKFVRVVTLHNNQGVYKRSINKLCKLPMSDNPQ, from the coding sequence ATGACTACTACACaagataatgattttatttcaacatttttaaaattatcccgTCTGCAACGAGTTATTGcgtattgtttgagatttataaataactgtaGAAGGTCATCTAAAAATTTAACCCCTAATCTACTGTTATCTCCATCCGAGTtagaaaatgctttaaatatctGTATTCAATTATCACAGATTGAAGTCTGTCGCAATTCAAGATCTTTAACCAAATTATCAGACAATCCTCTAGAAATATCCTATCTAACTCCAGGACATTTCCTTATAGGAGAACCCTTAACAGCAATTCCTGATCCTGACTTAACTGTTAACAGGTTGAACCGATGGCAACGAGTCCAGCAAATGACTCAACAAATATGGCAGAAATGGTCAGCTGATTACCTGAACTCCCTTCAACAATGCCATAAGTGGGCAACGGAACAATCCAACCTCAAAGTCAGTGACATCGTAGTTGTCAAAGAAGATAATTTACCACCTTTGCGATGGAAGTTAGCTGTAGTCAAAGAGACTCATCCTGGTTCTGACAAATTTGTTCGTGTTGTGACATTACATAATAATCAAGGTGTCTATAAGAGATCGATCAATAAGCTTTGCAAATTACCAATGTCAGATAATCCTCAATaa
- the LOC142325731 gene encoding uncharacterized protein LOC142325731, with protein sequence MYRQIRIDPGDYNLQRILWRKSSNEPVREYRLTTVTNGTASAPFLSTRCLRQLAFEEADKYPQAAKILQRDFYIDDWISGAEDLHQAISLQRDLQALLESGGFQIRKLSTNSSKLLENIPPEFRETPHSLNFLIVATP encoded by the coding sequence ATGTATCGCCAAATAAGGATAGATCCTGGTGACTACAACCTTCAGCGCATTCTGTGGAGAAAATCTAGCAATGAACCTGTGCGTGAGTATCGGTTAACTACTGTCACGAATGGAACTGCATCAGCGCCGTTTTTATCGACCAGATGTTTAAGGCAACTTGCCTTTGAAGAAGCTGACAAGTATCCTCAAGCCGCAAAGATTCTTCAGCGTGATTTTTACATTGATGATTGGATATCTGGTGCAGAAGACTTACATCAAGCCATTTCTCTTCAAAGAGACCTTCAAGCACTATTGGAGTCGGGAGGTTTTCAGATAAGAAAATTGTCAACTAACTCAagtaaacttttagaaaatattccaCCAGAATTTCGGGAGACGcctcattctttaaattttttgattgtagCGACACCGTAA